A stretch of Thermococcus bergensis DNA encodes these proteins:
- a CDS encoding mRNA surveillance protein pelota, translating to MKILHQDPKEGKIKVKVETLDDLWHLYHIIEEGDVVYAKTFRKQSQRSDSLRPEKVETIPVFLGVKVEKVNLHRFANALRVTGPIVYTSRDEVPLGKYHTIAVEENDTITIQKEKWKKHHLERLEEAVKASQRAKVMIVVIDEGEADIAVVREYGVDIIANVTHNLGGKRYNADRESEEKKFFHDLAKTMSEIMERENVDKAIVAGPGFAKENFYKFLSENYPDLAKKVVIEDTSVTGRTGIYEVIRRGTVDRVYHENRVAKEIQLVERVIEEISKNGLVAYGLKEVEEAANYGAIETLLVLDELLKGEHKEKIEEIMEFVRGTRGEVVIVSSEHEGGEKLKALGGIAALLRYKVK from the coding sequence GTGAAAATACTTCATCAAGACCCCAAGGAGGGCAAAATCAAAGTCAAGGTGGAGACGCTCGACGATCTCTGGCACCTCTATCACATTATCGAGGAAGGAGATGTTGTTTACGCTAAGACCTTTAGAAAGCAGAGCCAGAGAAGTGATTCGCTGAGACCGGAAAAAGTTGAAACAATACCGGTGTTCCTAGGGGTCAAGGTTGAGAAGGTGAACCTCCACAGATTCGCAAACGCTCTAAGGGTAACGGGGCCTATAGTCTATACCTCCAGAGATGAAGTGCCTCTTGGCAAATACCACACGATAGCAGTTGAAGAGAACGACACGATAACAATACAGAAGGAGAAGTGGAAAAAGCACCATCTTGAGAGGTTAGAAGAAGCTGTCAAGGCATCCCAAAGGGCCAAGGTCATGATAGTTGTAATTGACGAGGGGGAAGCTGATATAGCCGTGGTTAGGGAGTATGGCGTCGACATTATAGCAAACGTGACTCACAACCTTGGAGGGAAGAGGTATAACGCTGACAGAGAGAGCGAGGAGAAAAAATTCTTCCACGACCTTGCCAAAACTATGAGCGAGATAATGGAAAGAGAAAATGTTGACAAGGCTATTGTTGCCGGTCCGGGATTTGCAAAGGAGAACTTCTACAAGTTCCTAAGTGAGAATTATCCTGATCTAGCTAAGAAAGTTGTTATAGAGGACACAAGCGTTACGGGAAGGACTGGCATCTATGAGGTAATCAGGAGAGGCACCGTTGATAGGGTTTATCACGAAAACAGGGTTGCAAAAGAAATTCAGCTTGTAGAAAGGGTTATTGAAGAGATATCCAAGAACGGGCTGGTTGCCTATGGCTTAAAAGAAGTCGAAGAGGCTGCAAATTACGGGGCTATAGAGACGCTTTTAGTCCTGGACGAACTGCTAAAGGGAGAGCACAAGGAAAAGATAGAGGAGATAATGGAGTTCGTGAGGGGCACAAGGGGAGAGGTAGTGATAGTGAGCTCGGAACACGAAGGTGGTGAAAAGCTCAAGGCCCTTGGTGGCATTGCCGCACTGCTGAGGTATAAGGTGAAGTGA